A stretch of Salvelinus alpinus chromosome 4, SLU_Salpinus.1, whole genome shotgun sequence DNA encodes these proteins:
- the LOC139572421 gene encoding cell surface glycoprotein 1-like yields the protein MTENHHLPQLQAKEADSSHPEHPSQPEHPEHSSQPEHSSHPSHPEHSSQPEHSSQPEHSSQPEHSSHPEHSSHPEHSSHPEHSSHPEHSSQPEHSSHPSHPEHSSHPEHSSHPEHSSLPEHSSHPEHSSHPEHSSHPSHTPPTPNTPPTPNTPPTPPSPNTPPTPNTPPTLSLPEHSSHPEHSSHPEHPSHPEHSSHPEHSSPPLPPRTLLPTPNTPPTPNTPPTPNTPPTPPTPPTPPTPPTPNTPPHPEHSSHPEHSSHPEHPSHPSHPEHSSHPEHSSHPEHSSLPEHSSHPEHSSHPAHPSHPEHSSHPEHSSHPSHPEHSSHPEHSSHPEHSSHPEHSSQPEHSSHPSHSSHSSHPSHPEHSSHPEHSSHPEHSSHPEHPSHPSHPEHSSLPPRTLLPPPSHPEHSSPSPNTPPNPNTPPSPTLLPPLPPRTLLPTRTLLPPPNTPSHPEHSSQPEHSSHPSHPEHSSHPEHSSHPEHSSLPEHSSHPEHSSHPEHSSHPEHPSHPEHSSHPEHSSHPSHPEHSSHPEHSSHPEHSSHPEHSSHPEHSSQPEHSSHPEHSSHSSHPSHPEHSSHPEHSSHPELSSHPEHPSHTEHSSHPEHSSHPEHSSHPEHSSQPEHSSHPEHSSHPEHSSHPSHNTPPTPNTPPTPNTPPTPNTPPTPNTPPTPNTPPSPNTPPTPNTPPTPPTPPTPNTPPTPNTPPTPNTPLTPNTPPTPNTPPTPNTPPTPNTPPTPNTPPSPNTPPTPNTPPTPNTPPTPNTPPTPNTSPTPNTPPTPNTPPTPQQPLFQKLSSFLK from the exons ATGACTGAGAACCATCATCTCCCACAACTTCAA GCCAAGGAAGCTGACTCCTCCCACCCCGAACACCCCTCCCAACCCGAACACCCCGAACACTCCTCCCAGCCCGAACACTCCTCCCACCCCTCCCACCCCGAACACTCCTCCCAGCCCGAACACTCCTCCCAACCCGAACACTCCTCCCAGCCCGAACACTCCTCCCACCCCGAACACTCCTCCCACCCCGAACACTCCTCCCACCCCGAACACTCCTCCCACCCCGAACACTCCTCCCAGCCCGAACACTCCTCCCACCCCTCCCACCCCGAACACTCCTCCCACCCCGAACACTCCTCCCACCCCGAACACTCTTCCCTCCCCGAACACTCCTCCCACCCCGAACACTCCTCCCACCCCGAACACTCCTCCCACCCCTCCCACACCCCTCCCACCCCGAACACTCCTCCCACCCCGAACACTCCTCCCACCCCTCCCAGCCCGAACACCCCTCCCACCCCGAAcactcctcccactctctccctccccgaaCACTCCTCCCACCCCGAACACTCCTCCCACCCCGAACACCCCTCCCACCCCGAACACTCCTCCCACCCCGAACACTCCTCCCCACCCCTCCCACCCCGAACACTCCTCCCCACCCCGAACACTCCTCCCACCCCGAACACTCCTCCCACCCCGAACACTCCTCCCACCCCTCCCACTCCTCCCACTCCTCCCACCCCTCCCACCCCGAACACTCCTCCCCACCCCGAACACTCCTCCCACCCCGAACACTCCTCTCACCCCGAACACCCCTCCCACCCCTCCCACCCCGAACACTCCTCCCACCCCGAACACTCCTCCCACCCCGAACACTCTTCCCTCCCCGAACACTCCTCCCACCCCGAACACTCCTCCCACCCCGCACACCCCTCCCACCCCGAACACTCCTCCCACCCCGAACACTCCTCCCACCCCTCCCACCCCGAACACTCCTCCCACCCCGAACACTCCTCCCACCCCGAACACTCCTCCCACCCCGAACACTCCTCCCAGCCCGAACACTCCTCCCACCCCTCCCACTCCTCCCACTCCTCCCACCCCTCCCACCCCGAACACTCCTCCCACCCCGAACACTCCTCCCACCCCGAACACTCCTCTCACCCCGAACACCCCTCCCACCCCTCCCACCCCGAAcactcctccctcccaccccgaACACTCCTCCCACCCCCCTCCCACCCCGAACACTCCTCCCCCAGCCCGAACACTCCTCCCAACCCGAACACTCCTCCCAGCCCGACACTCCTCCCACCCCTCCCACCCCGAACACTCCTCCCAACCCGAACACTCCTCCCACCCCCGAACACTCCCTCCCACCCCGAACACTCCTCCCAGCCCGAACACTCCTCCCACCCCTCCCACCCCGAACACTCCTCCCACCCCGAACACTCCTCCCACCCCGAACACTCTTCCCTCCCCGAACACTCCTCCCACCCCGAACACTCCTCCCACCCCGAACACTCCTCCCACCCCGAACACCCCTCCCACCCCGAACACTCCTCCCACCCCGAACACTCCTCCCACCCCTCCCACCCTGAACACTCCTCCCACCCCGAACACTCCTCCCACCCCGAACACTCCTCCCACCCCGAACACTCCTCCCACCCCGAACACTCCTCCCAGCCCGAACACTCCTCCCACCCCGAACACTCCTCCCACTCCTCCCACCCCTCCCACCCCGAACACTCCTCCCACCCCGAACACTCCTCCCACCCCGAACTCTCCTCTCACCCCGAACACCCCTCCCACACCGAACACTCCTCCCACCCCGAACACTCCTCCCACCCCGAACACTCCTCCCACCCCGAACACTCCTCCCAGCCCGAACACTCCTCCCACCCCGAACACTCCTCCCACCCCGAACACTCCTCCCACCCCTCCCACAACACTCCTCCCACCCCGAACACCCCTCCCACCCCGAACACTCCTCCCACCCCGAACACTCCTCCCACCCCGAACACTCCTCCCACCCCGAACACTCCTCCCAGCCCGAACACTCCTCCCACCCCGAACACTCCTCCCACTCCTCCCACCCCTCCCACCCCGAACACTCCTCCCACCCCGAACACTCCTCCCACCCCGAACACTCCTCTCACCCCAAACACCCCTCCCACCCCGAACACTCCTCCCACCCCGAACACTCCTCCCACCCCGAACACTCCTCCCACCCCGAACACTCCTCCCAGCCCGAACACTCCTCCCACCCCGAACACTCCTCCCACCCCGAACACTCCTCCCACCCCGAACACCCCTCCCACCCCGAACACTTCTCCCACCCCGAACACCCCTCCCACCCCGaacacccctcccactccacaaCAACCCCTTTTCCAAAAACTCTCCTCTTTTTTAAAATAA